Genomic segment of Gemmatimonadota bacterium:
CCGGTGGTGGATGGGGAATATCGCCTGCGCGGCCTGATTACGGTGAAGGACATCCACAAGCGCAAGCAGTATCCCGGTGCAAACAAGGACGAACATGGGCGGCTGCGCTGCGCGGCCGCGTTAGGCGCCGGCGGGGACGTGCTCGATCGTGCGCGGGCCCTCGTGGATGCCGGGGTCGATGTGTTGGTGATCGACACGGCGCACGGACACTCCGAGGGCGTGTTACAGGCGACGTCGCGGGTGCGCGAGGCCCTGCCGGACATTCAGCTGGTCGTCGGGAATGTGGCCACACGCGCCGGGGCCGCGGCCCTGGTGAGCCGGGGGGTGGATGCCGTGAAGGTCGGGGTCGGTCCCGGCTCGATTTGTACCACGCGAGTGGTCACCGGTGTCGGTGTCCCGCAACTCACCGCGATCATGGACGCGGTGGAAGGGGCGGATGGTGTTCCCATCATTGCCGACGGCGGGATCAAGTACTCGGGAGACATCGTGAAGGCGCTTGCCGCCGGCGCGTCGTGCGTCATGATGGGATCGATGCTCGCCGGGACTGAGGAGTCGCCGGGCGAGTCGTTCCTCCTCGAAGGACGCCGGTTCAAGATGATCCGCGGCATGGGCTCGATCTCCGCGATGCAGGACGGGTCCGCCGACCGCTACTTTCAGGACGGCGAGTTGTCTCCGCGCAAGCTGGTCCCCGAGGGCATCGAGGGGCGCGTGCCGTACAAGGGTCCGGTGGGCGACGTGCTCTTCCAGATGGTTGGCGGGCTGCGCAGTGGGATGGGGTACGTCGGTTGCGGCTCCATCACGTCACTCCGGACCGAGGCAGAATTCGTCCGTATCACCAGTGCGGGGCTACGCGAGTCGCATCCGCATGACGTGACGATTACACGCGAGGCCCCGAACTACAGCGTGTAGGGGCGTTCCACGTTCGCGGGTCGCACACGAGGCGTCGCACTCGCCCCTTCCGTCTTGACATGTCAGCGGGGAGCGGGTGACCTTGCCCGCCCCGTTCTACGCCTGCCGGGCCCCCGTCGGCCCATCGTCCTCGTCTGCGTCGGAGTGCCCCATGGGACTGTGGTCCAAGAAGAATCTTGAACACCTGATGCGTGAGTCGGAGGGCACGGGCGACACCGTGAACCTCAAGCGCACGCTCGGCGCGATGAACCTCACCC
This window contains:
- the guaB gene encoding IMP dehydrogenase — its product is MATSSRSSDRPASPPQVDRGLLHGGTNGAPPAPSTRIRVDAALTFDDVLLTPRHSLTHPKEVETSSWFTRGIPLNVPLVSAAMDTVTESEMAIAMARAGGIGVIHRNMSIDRQAAEVDRVKRSESGMILNPITLSPDALLREAVALMQRFRISGVPIVDASGRLVGIITNRDLQFERNLQQPIREVMTSKDLVTAPEGTTLDDAERILADHRIEKLPVVDGEYRLRGLITVKDIHKRKQYPGANKDEHGRLRCAAALGAGGDVLDRARALVDAGVDVLVIDTAHGHSEGVLQATSRVREALPDIQLVVGNVATRAGAAALVSRGVDAVKVGVGPGSICTTRVVTGVGVPQLTAIMDAVEGADGVPIIADGGIKYSGDIVKALAAGASCVMMGSMLAGTEESPGESFLLEGRRFKMIRGMGSISAMQDGSADRYFQDGELSPRKLVPEGIEGRVPYKGPVGDVLFQMVGGLRSGMGYVGCGSITSLRTEAEFVRITSAGLRESHPHDVTITREAPNYSV